Proteins from one Streptomyces sp. NBC_00289 genomic window:
- a CDS encoding TfuA-like protein — protein MTTELIVYVGPTSHGIDLRDTFGEDVRLYPPVRRGDIQELIRSHGPGRVAIVDGTFHSYPSVGHAELRAALEAGWQVWGLCSMGAIRAAEMRHLGMHGYGAVYEQYIANEDFDDDEVTLMHGVDAPFVPLSEPMIHIRTFIADLVARGQLASETGRQITANLKQRWYAERTLYSLKRALVASLELAPHQVDSEMAEFDHFRLKTLDLLGFAAEKPWLTVEKLSTAAR, from the coding sequence GTGACCACTGAGCTCATCGTCTATGTCGGCCCGACGTCTCACGGCATTGACCTTCGGGACACCTTCGGCGAAGATGTCCGGCTATATCCGCCGGTGCGGAGGGGGGACATTCAGGAGCTAATCCGATCCCACGGGCCCGGGCGCGTCGCGATTGTCGATGGTACGTTCCACAGCTACCCCTCCGTCGGCCACGCCGAGCTCCGTGCCGCACTCGAAGCCGGCTGGCAGGTTTGGGGCCTCTGTTCCATGGGTGCAATCCGGGCCGCCGAAATGCGCCACCTCGGCATGCATGGCTATGGCGCAGTCTACGAGCAGTACATCGCAAACGAGGACTTCGACGACGATGAAGTCACCCTCATGCACGGCGTCGATGCCCCATTCGTGCCGCTGTCAGAGCCCATGATCCACATCCGTACCTTCATCGCCGACCTCGTGGCACGGGGCCAGCTCGCGAGCGAAACCGGGCGGCAGATCACTGCAAACCTCAAGCAGCGCTGGTACGCGGAGCGGACCCTGTACAGCCTCAAGCGCGCCCTAGTCGCTTCCCTGGAATTGGCACCCCATCAGGTCGACTCTGAGATGGCCGAGTTCGACCATTTCCGCCTCAAAACTTTGGATCTGCTCGGATTCGCGGCTGAAAAGCCCTGGCTGACAGTAGAGAAGCTGAGCACGGCCGCCCGGTGA
- a CDS encoding ATP-binding protein yields MTATANFLGVGDERTQPRGAAPVPEPHLRKIQEDGMMTTALRTPRTVLHREGYVMNERFQVAPRCKGAPPRVEDARRVGVMRRIAAARLRYCGLTAMTDDVMVVVSELLTNAVLHSDSQDIGLSITLRDSCLRIAVTDGRPGVAATRRCGSDYSESGRGLHLVQAIAEMNGGRWGTEDAGATTWCTLAISAPGRP; encoded by the coding sequence ATGACGGCAACAGCGAACTTTCTCGGGGTCGGCGACGAGCGTACGCAACCGCGTGGTGCAGCACCCGTCCCCGAGCCGCATCTTCGCAAGATCCAGGAGGACGGGATGATGACGACAGCCTTAAGGACGCCTCGCACGGTGCTCCACCGCGAGGGGTATGTGATGAACGAGCGCTTCCAGGTCGCCCCTCGCTGTAAGGGCGCGCCTCCCCGTGTCGAGGATGCCCGCCGGGTCGGTGTCATGCGTCGGATTGCCGCTGCTCGGCTCAGATACTGCGGCCTGACCGCGATGACGGACGACGTCATGGTGGTCGTTTCCGAACTCCTCACCAACGCCGTCCTACACAGCGACAGCCAGGACATCGGTTTGAGCATCACGCTTCGAGACTCCTGTCTGCGTATCGCCGTCACCGACGGACGGCCAGGCGTCGCCGCGACCCGCCGGTGCGGCAGCGACTACAGCGAGTCGGGGCGCGGTCTTCACCTCGTCCAGGCCATTGCGGAGATGAACGGCGGGAGATGGGGCACAGAGGACGCGGGCGCGACTACCTGGTGCACTTTGGCTATTTCGGCGCCGGGGCGGCCGTAA
- a CDS encoding transposase: MAPPSKYSPEFREEAVQIALRSSKTISEVARELELNSETLRGWVKKHQKQQEPAPDAELTVNERVRLKELERRNRELEMENSFLKKCAAYFAKDPR; the protein is encoded by the coding sequence GTGGCGCCACCCAGTAAGTACTCGCCGGAGTTCCGTGAGGAAGCAGTCCAGATCGCGTTGAGGTCAAGCAAGACGATCTCCGAAGTTGCCCGGGAGCTTGAGCTGAACTCGGAGACGCTACGCGGCTGGGTGAAGAAGCACCAGAAGCAGCAGGAACCGGCTCCCGATGCAGAATTGACGGTGAACGAGCGGGTACGCCTGAAGGAACTCGAACGGCGGAACCGTGAGCTGGAGATGGAAAACTCCTTCCTGAAAAAATGCGCGGCGTACTTCGCGAAGGATCCCCGGTAG
- a CDS encoding IS3 family transposase: protein MRGVLREGSPVASKYEFIDEMRLDTAECAYSVEFMCGRLGVSRSGYYDWRSRPESATAQRREELKLLIKKAFDISDSTYGHRRIQAQLHRWGISVGLELVRRLMRELGLESCQPQPKRFNLTKAAAGQVPDLVGRNFTADAPGEKLVGDITYIGTGEGWLYLATVIDCCTKEVIGYAMDDHYQTPLISKAIRNAARNRNLSADAIFHSDRGSNGGFNWSSQHPDLGGVRRGHGGLEFEDQRCSGGAASAVAR from the coding sequence ATGCGCGGCGTACTTCGCGAAGGATCCCCGGTAGCAAGCAAGTACGAGTTCATCGATGAGATGCGGCTCGACACTGCGGAGTGCGCATACAGCGTCGAGTTCATGTGCGGCAGACTCGGCGTCTCCAGATCCGGCTACTACGACTGGCGATCCCGCCCGGAATCCGCGACGGCACAGCGGCGCGAGGAACTGAAACTGCTCATCAAGAAAGCCTTCGACATTTCCGACAGCACCTACGGCCACCGTCGCATCCAAGCCCAGCTGCACCGCTGGGGCATCAGCGTCGGCCTGGAACTGGTCCGCCGCCTGATGCGCGAGCTGGGACTTGAGTCCTGCCAGCCACAGCCGAAGAGGTTCAACCTCACCAAGGCCGCGGCCGGCCAAGTGCCGGACCTCGTCGGCCGCAACTTCACCGCGGACGCACCCGGCGAAAAGCTCGTCGGTGACATTACTTATATCGGGACCGGGGAAGGCTGGCTGTACCTCGCGACGGTAATCGACTGCTGCACGAAGGAAGTCATCGGTTACGCGATGGACGACCACTACCAAACCCCACTGATATCCAAGGCGATCCGTAACGCGGCACGGAACAGGAACCTCTCGGCCGACGCGATATTTCACTCGGATCGCGGCAGTAACGGTGGATTCAACTGGTCGTCGCAACACCCTGATCTCGGAGGTGTGCGACGTGGCCACGGCGGACTGGAGTTTGAAGACCAGCGATGTTCCGGAGGGGCGGCGTCGGCAGTGGCGCGCTGA
- a CDS encoding transposase family protein yields MFSYPAGCDVDPELLELVTMVIASCEAGRRCRLRPYDRARCTLVYLRKHDTLEQIAAGFGISTATAWRYVNHTIGQLAEHAPSLTEALTSHHTDGYVLLDGTVAETDRVQAPGHFSGKVRREGVNLQVIAAEEGKLLWMSPALPGGTHDVTAAREHAIVDTCARLDLEILADKGYVGAGGTVITPIKRRPGTELPDKHKTSNKVHAALRAPVERTISRIKQWRIFRHARVSPNRLTSVAAAILTLMIYT; encoded by the coding sequence GTGTTCTCCTATCCTGCCGGATGCGATGTCGATCCGGAGCTCCTGGAGCTGGTCACGATGGTGATCGCGTCCTGTGAAGCCGGCCGGCGCTGCAGACTGCGTCCGTACGACCGGGCCCGGTGCACCCTGGTCTACCTGCGCAAGCACGACACCCTCGAACAGATCGCCGCAGGCTTCGGCATCAGCACGGCCACCGCCTGGCGCTACGTGAACCACACGATCGGGCAACTTGCGGAGCACGCGCCGTCGTTGACCGAGGCGCTCACCAGTCATCACACGGACGGCTACGTGCTGCTGGATGGCACCGTCGCGGAGACCGACCGGGTCCAGGCGCCGGGGCACTTCTCCGGCAAGGTCCGCCGCGAGGGCGTGAATCTGCAGGTCATTGCGGCAGAAGAGGGCAAACTGCTGTGGATGTCACCCGCCCTTCCGGGCGGCACCCACGATGTGACGGCCGCCCGCGAGCACGCCATCGTCGACACCTGCGCGCGACTGGACCTCGAGATCCTCGCGGACAAAGGGTACGTCGGGGCCGGCGGCACTGTGATCACCCCGATCAAACGACGGCCCGGAACTGAACTGCCCGACAAGCACAAGACGTCGAACAAGGTCCACGCCGCACTGCGTGCTCCCGTCGAGCGAACCATCTCCCGGATCAAGCAGTGGCGGATCTTCCGGCATGCCCGCGTCAGTCCGAACAGACTCACGTCAGTAGCTGCCGCGATCCTCACCCTCATGATCTACACGTGA
- a CDS encoding integrase core domain-containing protein — translation MQRLVELANYMSAEFGRTLDRFGLRRSAGRTGICFDNAMAESFFGALKNERVSRVTYLTREVARQDITRYIEFWYNRKRLHSAVGYRPPREVHAEYEKLRIAA, via the coding sequence TTGCAACGACTGGTTGAACTCGCCAACTACATGTCAGCCGAGTTCGGGAGGACGCTGGACCGGTTCGGGCTCCGCAGATCTGCCGGCCGCACCGGGATCTGTTTCGACAACGCCATGGCCGAATCATTCTTCGGCGCCCTGAAGAACGAGCGCGTATCAAGGGTGACTTACCTGACCCGCGAGGTCGCCCGGCAGGACATCACTCGCTACATCGAATTCTGGTACAATCGCAAACGCCTCCACTCGGCGGTGGGGTACCGCCCTCCACGCGAAGTCCATGCCGAGTACGAGAAGTTGCGAATCGCCGCGTGA
- a CDS encoding NUDIX hydrolase, with product MEWKTHGERQIYTNPWVNLCLVDVQQPDGRRWEYHVVRLRHLAVAAVVNDHQEVLMMWRHRFITDAWAWELPMGLVEEGETPEAAAAREVLEETGWRPGPIKPLIYAEPANGITDSQHHVFRADGATYDGPPTEKNESDRIEWIPLSEIRGMIDRREIVSSGSLVGLLYVLMDEAIH from the coding sequence ATGGAGTGGAAGACCCACGGTGAACGACAGATCTACACCAATCCTTGGGTAAATCTGTGTCTGGTCGACGTCCAACAGCCTGACGGGCGCAGGTGGGAATACCACGTCGTCCGCCTCCGGCACCTGGCCGTGGCTGCCGTCGTCAACGACCACCAAGAAGTGCTGATGATGTGGCGGCACCGCTTCATCACGGACGCATGGGCCTGGGAGTTGCCAATGGGCCTGGTCGAGGAGGGCGAGACTCCTGAAGCGGCTGCGGCCCGCGAAGTCCTGGAGGAGACGGGCTGGCGTCCCGGTCCCATCAAGCCGTTGATTTACGCCGAGCCGGCCAACGGCATCACGGACTCGCAACATCACGTGTTCCGGGCGGACGGGGCGACTTACGACGGCCCGCCCACGGAGAAGAACGAGTCCGACCGCATCGAATGGATTCCGCTCAGCGAAATACGCGGGATGATCGACCGCCGAGAGATCGTAAGCAGCGGATCTCTTGTCGGCCTCCTGTACGTGCTCATGGATGAAGCGATCCACTGA
- a CDS encoding TadE/TadG family type IV pilus assembly protein, translating to MVFWRNGQSTALWDDRGGVTVFVAVCVMALIGIIGVAVDGGSTMRAIERADYVAGEAARAGGQAIDPAEAISGDAIVVDPQDAQAAAQAYLRSAGTTGTVSVSGDGKTLSVHVTGTYDTKFLSVVGIGSLSVSGQGRATLLHGVTVPEGN from the coding sequence ATGGTCTTCTGGCGCAACGGGCAGAGCACTGCCCTGTGGGATGACCGGGGCGGGGTCACGGTGTTCGTCGCCGTGTGCGTGATGGCGCTGATCGGCATCATCGGCGTTGCCGTCGATGGCGGCAGCACCATGCGCGCCATCGAGCGCGCCGACTACGTCGCCGGTGAGGCCGCCCGAGCCGGTGGGCAGGCCATCGACCCCGCCGAGGCCATCAGCGGCGACGCGATCGTCGTGGATCCGCAGGACGCGCAGGCCGCGGCCCAGGCGTACCTGCGCTCGGCCGGCACCACCGGCACCGTCAGCGTGTCCGGCGACGGCAAGACCCTCAGCGTCCATGTCACCGGCACGTACGACACGAAGTTCTTGTCGGTGGTCGGGATCGGCTCGCTGTCGGTATCCGGCCAGGGCAGGGCCACGCTCCTGCATGGCGTCACCGTTCCCGAAGGAAACTGA
- a CDS encoding TadE/TadG family type IV pilus assembly protein, whose translation MHTTTHWDRRLRSDAGSAAIETAIILPLLIMFLCLAIAGGRIVTSGAKIDSAAQDAAREASIHRTAGSAQSAAQAAAAESLSDQGIACASTSVRIDTGGLSVPVGQVGTVSVTVMCSVHLSDLLLPGVPGTRRLVSTATSVVDQYREQSD comes from the coding sequence GTGCACACTACAACCCATTGGGATCGCAGGCTTCGCAGCGATGCCGGCAGCGCAGCGATCGAAACGGCCATCATCCTGCCGTTGCTGATCATGTTCCTGTGTCTGGCGATCGCCGGCGGCCGTATCGTCACCTCCGGCGCGAAGATCGACTCTGCGGCCCAGGACGCGGCCCGGGAAGCCTCCATCCACCGCACGGCCGGCTCCGCGCAGAGCGCCGCCCAGGCGGCGGCCGCCGAATCCCTGAGCGATCAGGGCATCGCCTGCGCGTCGACGTCCGTCCGGATCGATACCGGTGGATTGAGCGTGCCGGTAGGCCAGGTCGGCACAGTGAGCGTGACTGTGATGTGCAGCGTGCATCTGTCGGATCTCCTGCTGCCCGGCGTGCCCGGGACCCGAAGGCTCGTCTCAACGGCTACGTCAGTAGTGGACCAGTACCGGGAGCAGAGCGACTGA
- a CDS encoding tyrosine-type recombinase/integrase yields the protein MALAVVRSIGSGRELRSEQEREDFEQELVDQYALAMVGAGWADSTIAGERGMIFEFLRFLGRSVWTAQPADADRFLAYQRRDRALAKSTVQKKALAIAGLYDFLLLRYQGDIHALTGHALVQPIDEFNRPARIGGDSVRVPPTDPEVEHLFTNWGATLPGVRKFLPAARNYFAASLWRRGGLRINETVMLDIRDWRPDLGSHGKLHVRYGKGSRGRGPKTRFVSAINSIDSLMNWWLTDIRHQFGDDWQRSDAPLLPSERRDPLTGYCTRVGDDALRSGLAQAVATWLPEWNDRLTPHGLRHYCASSLYLRGLDLKAIQELLGHEWLATTTRYIHVHNDHIERAWEDANERVTARFCGEAR from the coding sequence ATGGCGCTGGCGGTTGTCCGTTCGATCGGCTCCGGACGCGAGCTGCGCTCGGAACAGGAGCGAGAGGACTTCGAGCAGGAACTGGTGGATCAGTACGCGCTGGCGATGGTCGGAGCGGGATGGGCCGACAGCACCATCGCAGGCGAGCGCGGGATGATCTTCGAGTTTCTGCGGTTCCTGGGACGCTCGGTATGGACGGCCCAGCCTGCTGACGCAGACCGCTTCCTGGCCTACCAGCGAAGAGATCGGGCCCTGGCCAAGTCGACGGTGCAGAAGAAGGCGCTGGCCATCGCCGGACTCTACGACTTCCTCCTGCTGCGCTATCAAGGCGACATCCACGCCCTGACTGGGCACGCGCTGGTCCAGCCGATCGACGAGTTCAACCGGCCGGCGCGGATCGGCGGCGATTCGGTACGAGTGCCGCCGACCGATCCGGAAGTGGAGCATCTCTTCACGAACTGGGGCGCCACACTCCCCGGTGTCCGCAAGTTCCTCCCGGCCGCGCGGAACTACTTCGCTGCGTCCCTGTGGCGCCGCGGAGGGCTGCGGATCAATGAAACCGTCATGCTCGACATCCGGGACTGGCGTCCCGACCTGGGATCCCACGGCAAACTGCACGTCCGGTACGGCAAAGGCAGCCGCGGACGCGGACCGAAGACCCGGTTCGTGTCCGCGATCAACTCCATCGACTCGCTCATGAACTGGTGGCTGACCGACATCCGTCACCAGTTCGGCGACGACTGGCAGCGCTCGGACGCACCGCTGCTGCCCAGTGAGCGCCGCGACCCCCTCACCGGATACTGCACCCGAGTGGGTGACGACGCACTCCGCTCTGGCCTGGCCCAGGCCGTGGCGACCTGGCTGCCGGAGTGGAACGACCGACTCACCCCACACGGGCTGCGGCACTACTGCGCGTCCTCGCTCTACCTGCGCGGCCTCGATCTCAAGGCCATCCAGGAACTCCTTGGCCATGAATGGCTCGCCACCACGACTCGTTACATTCACGTCCATAACGACCACATCGAGCGGGCCTGGGAGGACGCCAACGAGCGCGTCACCGCCCGGTTCTGCGGAGAGGCGAGGTGA
- a CDS encoding helix-turn-helix transcriptional regulator, giving the protein MRWQLRMRAAEQGIWKSTELRRRLSEAGLEISAGKMSALWTGTPTTIRLDDLDVLCAVLECSPTDLLICEPDKVAARKPAQPAEAVGGPVITPRFGRNRSAPPA; this is encoded by the coding sequence ATGCGCTGGCAACTTCGCATGAGAGCAGCCGAACAGGGCATCTGGAAGTCCACCGAACTGCGCCGCCGGCTCTCCGAAGCCGGCCTGGAGATCAGCGCCGGCAAGATGTCGGCGCTGTGGACCGGTACTCCGACGACCATCCGGCTCGATGACCTCGACGTGCTCTGCGCCGTCCTGGAATGCAGCCCCACCGACCTGCTTATCTGCGAACCGGACAAAGTCGCGGCCCGCAAACCGGCACAGCCCGCCGAGGCAGTGGGCGGGCCGGTGATCACGCCGCGGTTCGGGCGCAACCGCTCGGCGCCCCCGGCATGA
- a CDS encoding TadE family protein: MTIRPERLTDWWQGRRWRDDHGDTSIQMAIIFPFVLLATVAVIQASMWYYARQIALTAAREGATAARAYQASAADGAAQARSVLERSAGDSLGNYSVSASSDGQRVQVRVSGTAMSMIPGVSCLHVTQSASGAVERWTVIGR, encoded by the coding sequence ATGACGATTCGTCCCGAGCGGCTGACCGATTGGTGGCAGGGGCGACGATGGCGCGACGATCACGGTGACACCAGCATCCAGATGGCGATCATCTTTCCGTTCGTGCTGCTCGCCACGGTCGCCGTCATCCAAGCCTCCATGTGGTACTACGCCCGGCAGATCGCGCTGACCGCTGCCCGTGAGGGAGCCACCGCGGCGCGCGCCTACCAGGCGAGTGCGGCCGACGGTGCCGCGCAGGCGCGGAGCGTGCTGGAGCGCAGCGCGGGAGACAGCCTGGGCAACTACAGCGTGTCCGCCAGCAGCGACGGTCAGCGTGTCCAGGTACGGGTGTCGGGAACGGCGATGTCCATGATCCCGGGGGTTTCCTGCCTGCATGTCACCCAGTCGGCGTCCGGGGCCGTGGAGCGCTGGACGGTCATCGGCCGTTAG
- a CDS encoding type II secretion system F family protein, whose product MNLLPVVLSGGTVGAGLAVLVRELLRPQPALGPALARSAPATLTMPEPELDREEVWGRWLLARLERLPGVRIPSTNLALLGQGPGQFMLKKTALAALGLLCPVIATIPWIIAGVSLPFYVPAGVGLLIAGLLFITPDLAVRDQAKRAREEFAHALSAYLDLVALKRAADAGPAEALEKAAEVGRGWPFLYLQAALRRARLEKIPPYQALTELSAEYDLPVLDDVADIMRGSATDGAAVYKALRARTAALNAELLADQAAEANAASEKMTAPGALLAVLVMLLMAFPAVIRMLTV is encoded by the coding sequence GTGAATCTGCTTCCTGTCGTCCTGAGCGGCGGTACGGTCGGCGCCGGCCTGGCTGTGCTGGTGCGGGAACTCCTACGTCCCCAGCCCGCATTGGGGCCGGCCCTCGCGCGCAGCGCCCCGGCCACTCTGACCATGCCCGAACCGGAGTTGGACCGCGAGGAAGTGTGGGGGCGGTGGCTGCTGGCCCGCCTCGAGCGCCTGCCCGGTGTCCGGATCCCCAGCACCAACCTGGCCCTGCTCGGGCAGGGGCCGGGCCAGTTCATGCTCAAGAAGACGGCTCTTGCCGCTCTCGGCCTGCTCTGCCCGGTGATCGCGACGATTCCATGGATCATCGCGGGCGTCTCCCTGCCGTTCTACGTTCCCGCCGGGGTCGGACTCCTCATCGCGGGACTGCTGTTCATCACGCCCGATCTCGCGGTGCGTGACCAGGCCAAGCGGGCGCGGGAGGAGTTCGCGCACGCTCTGTCCGCCTACCTGGACCTGGTCGCGCTCAAGCGGGCCGCCGACGCCGGCCCTGCGGAGGCACTGGAGAAGGCGGCCGAGGTCGGCCGCGGATGGCCCTTCCTCTATCTGCAGGCGGCGCTGCGCCGGGCCCGGCTGGAGAAGATCCCGCCGTACCAGGCGCTCACGGAGCTCTCCGCCGAGTACGACCTGCCCGTTCTGGACGACGTCGCCGACATCATGCGCGGCAGCGCGACCGACGGAGCCGCCGTCTACAAGGCGCTGCGGGCACGTACGGCCGCCCTCAACGCCGAGTTGCTCGCCGACCAAGCCGCGGAGGCCAACGCCGCCAGCGAGAAGATGACCGCTCCGGGAGCGCTGCTCGCCGTCCTGGTCATGCTTCTGATGGCTTTTCCTGCAGTCATCCGCATGCTCACCGTCTAG
- a CDS encoding type II secretion system F family protein, translated as MILLFGLLSGMAVIGGLVGVVAGFVGTTAPRRAPLRQRWRSWGTRKDQSEDVRLRRRTLAAAGVVVFVGVWLVSGNFVGGALLGAAVIGVPWLITPAQMAQERIGQLEGLSEWTQRLAGLLRLGMGLEQAMITSRQGAPEELSPQIVNLSDRLRLGWRPELALRSFADELDDVTSDKVVAALVLSVNDRGPGLAQALEDLAGTVRDEVAKKRAIEADRAKPRTTVRWMTIITVGVVVAGFFVPSYTKPYSTLLGQLVLAFLTAGFIAVLALMRQLGSFRRLPRFLIADPSSTVRLPAPATEPDVPVAGREPEGISS; from the coding sequence ATGATCCTGCTGTTCGGGCTGCTGTCTGGCATGGCCGTCATCGGCGGGCTGGTCGGTGTCGTGGCCGGGTTCGTGGGCACGACGGCACCGCGACGGGCCCCGCTGCGGCAGCGGTGGCGGTCTTGGGGCACCAGAAAGGACCAGAGCGAGGATGTTCGGCTGCGTCGGCGGACTCTCGCCGCCGCAGGGGTCGTGGTCTTCGTGGGCGTGTGGCTGGTCTCCGGGAACTTCGTAGGCGGTGCGCTGCTGGGCGCGGCCGTCATCGGCGTGCCCTGGCTGATCACCCCGGCGCAAATGGCGCAGGAACGCATCGGCCAGCTGGAGGGCTTGAGTGAGTGGACCCAGCGGCTGGCCGGCCTCCTGCGCCTGGGCATGGGTCTGGAACAGGCGATGATCACCAGCCGTCAGGGCGCTCCGGAGGAACTGTCCCCGCAGATCGTCAACCTGTCCGACCGGCTGCGCTTGGGGTGGCGGCCGGAGTTGGCGCTGCGCTCGTTCGCCGATGAACTGGACGATGTCACTTCGGACAAGGTGGTCGCCGCGCTCGTCCTGTCGGTCAACGACCGTGGCCCGGGCCTGGCCCAGGCGCTGGAGGACTTGGCGGGGACGGTCCGCGACGAAGTCGCGAAGAAGCGCGCCATCGAGGCCGACCGGGCCAAGCCGCGGACCACGGTGCGCTGGATGACCATCATCACCGTGGGTGTCGTGGTGGCCGGGTTCTTCGTGCCGTCCTATACCAAGCCGTACTCCACGCTGCTGGGACAGTTGGTGCTGGCCTTTCTGACAGCCGGGTTCATCGCAGTCCTCGCTCTGATGCGGCAGCTGGGCTCCTTCCGCCGCCTCCCGCGTTTCTTGATCGCCGACCCGTCCAGCACAGTCCGCCTGCCTGCGCCCGCGACGGAGCCTGATGTCCCGGTCGCTGGCCGCGAGCCGGAAGGAATCAGCTCGTGA
- a CDS encoding CpaF family protein, protein MRGRPLHTDPTVAPPPGRPQQAWPHQANGTPAPAGAASSTHALGTTAPQVTVDYKVARHIAAQVAKQREELLKTTPDMDRASEEQRCLDWINEAVALWSDAQAMAPQEDEALRRAVYDLLFRAGRLQPYLDDDRVEDIIIQGPKEVWLDYGDGERRMVGPIADSEEELLELLRELARDSGHNERTISTANPTLALSLQDGSRLQAITGLGPMTYAVIRRHRISHADLDDLVRLGTIDPILREFLGACVRAEKNIMIAGKQKAGKTTLLRAMLKEFDPETRFATIQTEDELFAHQNGYHRQVVSLVGRESNGEKDVTGRGAGEVTLLDLMHPALRMSLERIVVGEVRGPEVVAMMQALTNGSGGNLCTIHARRPDIIFDRIAELYALAQDNLSEQLAYRQTANGLDFIVYVDMTDETQIGGRRHRYVSHVLELTGIGESGRPATNEVFAPGGEFGELRAVPRMDPGCVDDLRRVGFDSSLLQQPYGSWQAPLPLKVGAGR, encoded by the coding sequence GTGCGCGGTAGACCTCTGCACACCGATCCGACAGTGGCGCCGCCGCCCGGCCGCCCCCAGCAGGCGTGGCCGCACCAGGCAAACGGCACCCCCGCCCCTGCCGGCGCCGCGTCGAGTACCCACGCGCTCGGCACCACAGCGCCTCAGGTCACCGTCGACTACAAGGTCGCCAGGCACATCGCGGCGCAGGTCGCCAAGCAGCGCGAGGAGCTGCTGAAGACCACGCCCGACATGGATCGGGCAAGCGAAGAGCAGCGCTGCCTGGACTGGATCAACGAGGCGGTCGCGCTCTGGTCGGACGCGCAGGCGATGGCGCCGCAGGAGGACGAAGCCCTGCGCCGTGCCGTCTACGACCTTCTCTTCCGTGCCGGCAGGTTGCAGCCGTATCTGGACGATGACCGGGTCGAGGACATCATCATCCAGGGCCCGAAGGAGGTGTGGCTCGACTACGGCGACGGTGAACGCCGCATGGTCGGGCCGATCGCCGACTCCGAAGAGGAACTCCTGGAACTGCTGCGGGAGCTGGCCCGCGATTCCGGGCACAACGAACGCACCATCTCCACGGCAAACCCCACCCTCGCTCTGTCCCTGCAGGACGGCTCCCGCCTGCAGGCCATCACCGGACTCGGACCGATGACCTACGCGGTCATCCGCCGGCACCGCATCTCCCACGCCGACCTGGACGACCTGGTCCGGCTGGGCACGATCGACCCGATCCTGCGGGAGTTTTTGGGCGCGTGCGTGCGCGCGGAGAAGAACATCATGATCGCGGGGAAGCAGAAGGCCGGGAAGACGACGCTGCTGCGGGCGATGCTCAAGGAATTCGACCCCGAGACGCGGTTTGCCACCATCCAGACCGAGGACGAGCTGTTCGCCCACCAAAACGGCTACCACCGGCAGGTGGTGTCTCTGGTCGGGCGGGAGTCCAACGGGGAGAAGGACGTCACCGGGCGTGGCGCCGGCGAGGTCACGCTCCTGGACCTGATGCATCCGGCGCTGCGGATGTCGCTGGAGCGGATCGTGGTCGGTGAGGTCCGCGGCCCGGAGGTCGTCGCGATGATGCAGGCGCTGACGAACGGCTCGGGCGGCAATCTGTGCACCATCCACGCCCGGCGCCCGGACATCATCTTCGACCGGATCGCCGAGCTGTATGCGCTGGCCCAGGACAATCTATCCGAGCAGCTGGCCTACCGGCAGACGGCGAACGGTCTGGACTTCATCGTGTACGTCGACATGACGGACGAGACGCAGATCGGCGGCCGCCGCCACCGCTACGTTTCCCACGTCCTGGAGCTGACCGGAATCGGCGAGTCGGGCCGTCCCGCCACCAACGAAGTCTTCGCCCCAGGCGGCGAGTTCGGGGAGCTGCGGGCAGTGCCGCGGATGGATCCGGGTTGTGTGGACGACCTGCGGCGTGTCGGTTTCGACTCGTCGTTGCTGCAGCAGCCCTATGGATCCTGGCAGGCGCCTCTGCCGCTGAAGGTGGGGGCCGGGCGATGA